The following proteins are co-located in the Aggregatibacter aphrophilus ATCC 33389 genome:
- the frdA gene encoding fumarate reductase (quinol) flavoprotein subunit: MQTVNVDIAIVGAGGGGLRAAIAAAQANPNLKIALVSKVYPMRSHTVAAEGGAAAVIKEEDSYDKHFQDTVAGGDWLCEQDVVEYFVEHSPVEMTQLERWGCPWSRKVDGDVNVRRFGGMKIERTWFAADKTGFHLLHTLFQTSIQFPQIVRFDEHFVLDILVDDGHARGMVAMNMMEGSLVQINANAVVIATGGGCRAFRFNTNGGIVTGDGLSMAYRHGVPLRDMEFVQYHPTGLPNTGILMTEGCRGEGGILLNKNGYRYLQDYGLGPETPIGKPQNKYMELGPRDKVSQAFWQEWRKGNTLKTAKGVDVVHLDLRHLGEQYLHERLPFICELAKAYEGVDPAQAPIPVRPVVHYTMGGIEVDFNSETRIKGLFAVGECASSGLHGANRLGSNSLAELVVLGRVAGEYAAQRAVEAKPGNQSAIDAQAQDVVKRLNDLFAQEGTESWSEIRDEMGQAMEEGCGIYRTQESMQQAVDKIAELKERFKHVHVSDRSSVFNTDLLYTVELGYILDVAQSIANSAIERKESRGAHQRLDYTERDDVNYLKHTLAFYNEDGAPRIEYSPVKITKSQPAKRVYGAEAEAAEAAAKATEQAQAGKE, encoded by the coding sequence GTGCAAACTGTTAACGTCGATATCGCCATTGTTGGCGCCGGTGGTGGTGGTTTACGTGCGGCGATCGCTGCAGCTCAAGCTAATCCCAACCTTAAAATTGCGTTAGTCTCAAAAGTTTACCCAATGCGTAGCCATACCGTTGCAGCAGAAGGTGGTGCAGCAGCCGTCATCAAAGAAGAAGACTCTTACGACAAACACTTTCAAGATACTGTTGCCGGTGGTGACTGGCTCTGTGAACAAGACGTTGTAGAATATTTCGTTGAACACTCACCGGTAGAAATGACCCAGCTTGAACGTTGGGGCTGTCCTTGGAGCCGTAAAGTTGATGGTGACGTAAACGTGCGTCGTTTCGGCGGCATGAAAATCGAACGAACCTGGTTCGCCGCCGATAAAACCGGTTTCCACTTATTGCACACTCTCTTCCAAACTTCTATTCAATTCCCGCAAATTGTACGTTTCGATGAACACTTCGTACTTGATATTTTAGTTGATGACGGCCATGCCCGCGGTATGGTTGCCATGAATATGATGGAAGGTTCTTTAGTACAAATTAACGCCAACGCTGTTGTTATCGCTACCGGCGGTGGTTGCCGCGCATTCCGTTTCAACACCAACGGCGGTATCGTTACCGGTGACGGTTTATCTATGGCTTATCGCCATGGCGTACCGTTGCGTGATATGGAGTTCGTGCAATATCACCCGACCGGCTTGCCAAATACCGGTATCTTAATGACCGAAGGTTGTCGTGGTGAAGGCGGTATTTTGCTGAATAAGAACGGCTACCGTTATCTTCAAGACTACGGTTTGGGACCGGAAACACCAATCGGCAAACCACAAAACAAATATATGGAATTAGGTCCGCGCGATAAAGTATCCCAAGCGTTCTGGCAAGAATGGCGCAAAGGCAATACATTAAAAACCGCCAAAGGCGTTGATGTGGTGCATTTGGATTTACGTCACCTTGGAGAACAATATTTACACGAACGTTTACCGTTTATTTGTGAATTGGCAAAAGCCTATGAAGGCGTGGATCCGGCTCAAGCCCCAATTCCTGTGCGCCCTGTAGTGCACTACACCATGGGTGGTATTGAAGTAGACTTCAACAGTGAAACCCGTATTAAAGGCTTATTTGCCGTGGGTGAATGTGCCTCTTCCGGTTTACACGGTGCTAACCGTTTAGGTTCCAATTCATTAGCCGAATTAGTGGTATTAGGTCGTGTTGCCGGCGAATATGCAGCACAACGTGCAGTGGAAGCCAAACCAGGCAACCAAAGTGCAATTGACGCTCAAGCACAAGATGTTGTTAAACGCTTAAATGACTTATTTGCCCAGGAAGGTACAGAATCTTGGTCTGAAATTCGTGATGAAATGGGTCAAGCAATGGAAGAAGGCTGCGGTATTTATCGTACACAAGAAAGTATGCAACAAGCCGTTGATAAAATTGCTGAATTGAAAGAGCGTTTTAAACACGTTCATGTATCAGACCGCTCTAGCGTATTTAATACAGACTTATTGTACACCGTTGAATTAGGCTACATTTTAGACGTAGCGCAATCTATAGCCAACTCTGCTATTGAGCGTAAAGAATCTCGTGGTGCACACCAACGTTTAGACTACACTGAGCGGGACGATGTGAACTACTTAAAACACACCTTGGCGTTCTATAACGAGGACGGCGCACCACGCATTGAATACAGCCCGGTGAAAATCACTAAATCTCAACCGGCAAAACGCGTTTACGGTGCGGAAGCAGAAGCGGCTGAAGCGGCTGCCAAAGCGACAGAACAAGCTCAAGCAGGTAAGGAGTAA